From the genome of Dickeya aquatica, one region includes:
- the cfa gene encoding cyclopropane fatty acyl phospholipid synthase: MSSSYAEDLGSAGTSWFQIVNNMLAGAGITINGSHPFDIQVKNPNFYKRILREGSLGLGESYMDGWWECERLDMFFHRALRAGLENQLPHRLHDTLRVLLARVINLQSRRRAWRVGKAHYDLGNDLFSRMLDPHMQYSCAYWKHAETLEQAQQDKLHLICEKLQLRQGMTLLDIGCGWGGLSAFAARHYGVRVTGITISREQQTLAQQRCQGLDVSILLQDYRDMHQPFDRIVSVGMFEHVGPKNYDTYFQAIRRNLKPNGLFLLHTIGANATNLKVDPWINKYIFPNGCLPSVQHIATASEPYLVMEDWHNFGADYDRTLMAWYQRFQQHWPVLSSHYSTRFQRMFSYYLNACAGAFRARNIQLWQVLFSVEGVEGGLHVAR; encoded by the coding sequence ATGAGCTCATCTTACGCAGAGGATCTGGGGAGTGCTGGCACGTCCTGGTTCCAGATAGTCAATAATATGCTGGCGGGCGCTGGTATTACTATCAATGGCTCGCACCCGTTTGATATACAGGTGAAAAATCCCAATTTCTACAAACGGATATTGCGGGAAGGTTCACTGGGGCTCGGCGAAAGTTATATGGATGGCTGGTGGGAGTGCGAGCGCCTGGATATGTTTTTTCATCGCGCTTTACGTGCCGGGCTGGAAAACCAATTGCCGCACCGTTTGCATGACACGCTGCGGGTACTGCTGGCAAGAGTGATAAACCTGCAATCCCGCCGCCGCGCATGGAGGGTGGGCAAGGCGCATTACGACCTCGGTAATGATCTTTTCTCACGTATGCTTGACCCGCACATGCAGTACTCTTGCGCTTACTGGAAACACGCCGAAACGCTCGAACAGGCACAGCAAGACAAGTTGCATCTGATTTGCGAAAAATTGCAGCTACGCCAGGGAATGACCTTACTGGATATCGGCTGTGGCTGGGGAGGCCTGTCAGCCTTTGCCGCACGCCATTATGGCGTTCGCGTGACCGGTATTACCATCTCGCGTGAGCAGCAGACGCTGGCACAGCAACGCTGCCAGGGCCTGGATGTGTCTATTCTGCTGCAAGACTACCGTGACATGCACCAGCCATTTGATCGTATTGTTTCTGTGGGGATGTTTGAACACGTTGGCCCTAAAAATTATGACACCTATTTTCAGGCAATCAGGCGTAACCTCAAGCCCAATGGGCTATTTTTACTCCACACCATCGGAGCAAATGCGACCAACCTGAAAGTCGACCCCTGGATCAATAAATACATTTTTCCCAATGGCTGCCTGCCTTCGGTTCAACATATCGCAACCGCCAGCGAACCTTATCTGGTCATGGAAGACTGGCACAATTTTGGTGCCGACTATGACCGTACACTGATGGCATGGTATCAACGCTTCCAGCAACACTGGCCTGTTTTATCCAGCCACTACTCCACGCGTTTTCAGCGCATGTTTAGCTATTACCTTAACGCCTGCGCAGGTGCATTCCGCGCACGCAATATTCAGCTTTGGCAGGTGCTGTTTAGCGTTGAGGGGGTTGAAGGAGGTCTGCACGTCGCACGCTAA
- the yajD gene encoding HNH nuclease YajD codes for MALIPKNYSRLESGYREKALKIYPWVCGRCSREFVYSNLRELTVHHIDHDHTNNPEDGSNWELLCLYCHDHEHSKYTEAEQYGTTVVAGEDAQKDVGVATYNPFADLKSMLNKKK; via the coding sequence ATGGCTTTGATCCCAAAAAATTACTCGCGGCTGGAAAGCGGTTATCGTGAGAAAGCACTAAAAATCTATCCATGGGTGTGTGGGCGCTGCTCACGGGAGTTTGTTTATTCAAACCTACGCGAATTAACGGTTCACCATATCGATCATGACCATACCAATAACCCGGAAGATGGCAGCAACTGGGAGTTGTTGTGTCTATATTGTCATGACCACGAACACTCGAAATACACGGAAGCCGAGCAGTACGGTACAACCGTTGTGGCGGGAGAAGACGCGCAAAAAGATGTGGGTGTAGCAACCTATAATCCCTTTGCCGATCTAAAGTCGATGCTTAATAAGAAGAAATAG
- a CDS encoding riboflavin synthase → MFTGIVQGTATVVSVDEKPNFRTHVIQLPAELLPGLEPGASVAHNGCCLTVTEIDGDRVSFDLIKETLRLTNLGDIQVGDRVNVERAAKYGDEIGGHVMSGHIMCTAEIVKILTSENNHQIWFRLSDATLMKYVLHKGFIGIDGISLTVGEVTRSRFCVHLIPETLQRTTLGQKRLGDSINIEIDPQTQAIVDSVERVMAAQLARQQEEAASAQDE, encoded by the coding sequence ATGTTTACCGGTATTGTTCAGGGCACGGCGACGGTCGTGTCTGTCGATGAAAAACCCAATTTCCGCACTCATGTTATCCAGTTACCTGCCGAACTGCTGCCGGGCCTGGAGCCTGGAGCCTCTGTGGCGCATAACGGCTGTTGCCTGACGGTAACGGAGATTGACGGCGATCGCGTGAGTTTCGATTTGATCAAAGAGACATTACGCCTGACTAATTTGGGTGATATCCAGGTGGGCGATCGGGTTAATGTTGAGCGTGCAGCCAAATATGGCGATGAAATTGGCGGGCATGTCATGTCCGGCCATATTATGTGCACAGCAGAGATAGTAAAGATCCTGACCTCAGAAAATAATCACCAGATTTGGTTCCGTCTGTCGGATGCCACGCTGATGAAATATGTGCTGCACAAGGGGTTCATCGGTATTGATGGTATCAGCCTGACGGTAGGGGAGGTGACACGCAGCCGCTTCTGTGTTCACCTGATCCCGGAAACGCTCCAGAGGACGACGCTGGGGCAAAAGCGGCTCGGTGATAGCATCAATATTGAAATAGACCCGCAAACACAGGCGATTGTTGATTCGGTTGAGCGCGTAATGGCAGCACAGCTGGCCCGGCAACAGGAAGAAGCGGCGTCAGCGCAGGACGAATAA
- a CDS encoding alpha/beta hydrolase-fold protein, with amino-acid sequence MKTRKGCLALLLSSLSLCAPFASLAADGIPALPRIDVATRHYVSRVNADNSITFRLFAPQAREVSVVTGATPETWVAHPMSKNELGVWSWQSPPQQPNLYEYFFNVDGFRSIDTGSAFPKPQRQVNTSMILVPGSLLDTRAVPHGELRTVTYPSPSLKSERQLYIWTPPGYSASGTPLPVLYFYHGFGDSGYSAVAQGRIPQIMDNLLAQKKIVPMLVVIPDTETETAEAIPEDFPPKERRKTFYPRNAAAADKELIHEIIPLISERFHVRRDADGRALAGLSQGGYQALVSGMSHLEHFGWLATFSGVTTETVPNPQVTAQLGHAAVVNQQLRNFTVVVGEKDTVTGKDIAGLKAQLEQQGVHFDYKLYPGLGHEMDVWRPAYSEFVQKLFK; translated from the coding sequence ATGAAAACCAGGAAAGGCTGTCTCGCACTCTTGCTGTCTTCACTGAGCCTGTGTGCGCCATTTGCTTCACTGGCGGCAGATGGTATTCCGGCACTGCCGCGTATTGATGTCGCAACGCGGCATTATGTATCACGGGTGAATGCCGATAACAGTATTACCTTTAGGCTGTTCGCACCGCAGGCACGCGAGGTGAGCGTTGTCACCGGGGCGACGCCTGAAACCTGGGTTGCCCATCCGATGAGTAAAAACGAATTGGGTGTCTGGTCTTGGCAGTCGCCACCTCAACAGCCTAATTTGTATGAGTATTTCTTTAATGTTGATGGTTTTCGCAGTATCGATACCGGTTCAGCGTTTCCTAAACCACAACGCCAGGTTAATACCAGTATGATTCTGGTGCCTGGCAGTTTGCTCGATACCCGGGCGGTGCCCCACGGCGAATTGCGCACCGTGACGTACCCTTCACCGTCACTGAAATCAGAACGGCAACTCTATATCTGGACTCCGCCGGGTTATAGCGCTTCCGGCACGCCGTTACCCGTGCTCTATTTTTATCATGGCTTTGGTGATAGCGGTTATTCAGCGGTGGCACAAGGGCGTATTCCGCAAATCATGGATAATTTACTGGCACAGAAAAAGATTGTGCCCATGTTGGTCGTTATTCCCGATACGGAAACGGAGACCGCTGAGGCGATACCGGAAGATTTCCCACCGAAAGAGCGGCGTAAGACTTTTTATCCGCGTAATGCCGCTGCGGCTGACAAAGAGTTAATTCATGAAATTATTCCGTTGATTAGCGAGCGTTTTCATGTGCGCCGCGATGCTGATGGGCGAGCCCTGGCCGGGTTATCACAAGGGGGATATCAGGCACTGGTATCCGGCATGAGCCATCTGGAACACTTTGGCTGGCTGGCAACCTTTAGCGGCGTGACGACGGAAACCGTACCCAACCCACAGGTGACGGCACAGTTGGGCCATGCAGCGGTTGTGAATCAACAGTTGCGTAATTTTACGGTGGTCGTGGGTGAAAAAGATACGGTGACCGGGAAGGATATTGCAGGTTTGAAAGCACAGCTGGAGCAGCAGGGGGTGCATTTTGACTACAAACTGTATCCAGGCCTTGGGCACGAAATGGATGTGTGGCGGCCTGCGTATAGTGAGTTTGTGCAGAAATTATTTAAATAA
- the purR gene encoding HTH-type transcriptional repressor PurR, translating to MATIKDVAKRAGVSTTTVSHVINKTRFVAEETKAAVRAAIEELHYSPSAVARSLKVNHTKSIGLLATSSEAPYFAEIIEAVENSCYARGYTLILCNSHNNLDKQRAYLSMLAQKRVDGLLVMCAEYPPALLSMLADYRHIPMVVMDWGEAHSDFTDTIIDNAFAGGYMAGRYLIERGHRDIGAIPGSQERNTGSGRYLGFLKALKEADITIREEWVVQGDFEPESGYKAMHQILAQKHRPTAVFCGGDIMAMGAICAADELGLRVPQDISVIGYDNVRHARYFTPALTTIHQPKERLGQAAFSMLLDRITSKREEAQTIEVHPTLIERRSVADGPFVDYRR from the coding sequence ATGGCAACGATTAAAGATGTGGCAAAGCGCGCAGGCGTTTCGACCACAACCGTATCACACGTGATCAATAAAACACGTTTCGTCGCCGAAGAAACCAAGGCTGCGGTGCGTGCCGCCATCGAGGAGTTACATTATTCGCCAAGCGCGGTGGCACGCAGCCTAAAAGTGAATCACACCAAGTCTATCGGTTTGCTGGCCACATCCAGTGAAGCGCCCTATTTTGCTGAAATTATTGAAGCGGTAGAAAACAGTTGTTATGCCAGAGGCTATACGCTGATTTTGTGTAATTCCCACAACAATCTGGACAAGCAGCGCGCTTATCTGTCGATGCTGGCACAAAAGCGTGTCGATGGTCTGTTGGTGATGTGTGCTGAATATCCACCGGCACTGTTGTCGATGCTGGCCGATTACCGTCATATCCCCATGGTAGTGATGGACTGGGGGGAAGCGCACAGCGATTTTACCGACACAATTATCGATAACGCCTTCGCGGGCGGTTATATGGCAGGCCGTTATCTGATTGAGCGCGGGCATCGCGATATTGGTGCGATCCCCGGCTCACAAGAGCGTAACACTGGCAGCGGGCGCTACCTTGGTTTTCTTAAAGCGCTGAAGGAAGCCGATATTACGATACGCGAAGAGTGGGTGGTGCAAGGCGACTTCGAACCAGAGTCCGGCTATAAAGCCATGCACCAGATTCTGGCACAAAAACACCGCCCCACCGCGGTATTCTGTGGTGGTGATATCATGGCGATGGGCGCTATCTGTGCGGCTGATGAGCTGGGCTTGCGGGTACCTCAGGATATTTCGGTGATAGGGTATGACAACGTTCGCCATGCGCGCTATTTCACTCCGGCACTGACTACCATCCATCAGCCCAAAGAGCGCCTCGGCCAGGCCGCATTCTCCATGCTGCTTGATCGCATTACCAGCAAACGTGAAGAAGCACAGACTATCGAAGTTCACCCAACGCTGATAGAGCGCCGCTCCGTTGCTGATGGCCCGTTTGTGGACTATCGCCGCTAA
- a CDS encoding GNAT family N-acetyltransferase → MISFCSMTEEEYPAFLDYFISDYADEIRSNYRLSPADSLVRATKEISESLTEGVNTHGHVLLCLVERSEQTDRHIGYLWYKPDTIMSSVFICDFHIFNACQGMGLGKQTLCAFEEHLRKKGFKEIRLRVAGDNTRARHIYESNGFGITGVNMSKAITG, encoded by the coding sequence ATGATCTCTTTTTGTTCGATGACTGAAGAAGAGTATCCAGCTTTTCTCGACTATTTTATTTCTGATTATGCGGATGAGATACGGTCAAACTATAGACTTTCCCCGGCTGATTCTCTCGTAAGAGCGACTAAGGAAATATCGGAATCGCTAACGGAGGGCGTCAACACTCATGGACACGTATTATTGTGTCTTGTTGAACGGTCAGAGCAAACGGACAGGCATATCGGTTATCTCTGGTATAAACCAGATACAATTATGAGTAGTGTTTTTATCTGTGATTTTCATATTTTCAACGCCTGTCAGGGAATGGGGCTTGGTAAACAAACTCTTTGTGCTTTTGAAGAGCATCTACGGAAGAAAGGTTTTAAAGAAATCAGACTACGTGTTGCTGGCGATAATACCCGTGCCCGACATATCTACGAGAGCAATGGATTTGGTATTACGGGGGTCAACATGAGTAAGGCCATCACGGGCTGA
- a CDS encoding LysR family transcriptional regulator, whose amino-acid sequence MRRDEIADLTAFVVVAEERSFTKAALRLGMAQSALSQIVRRVEERVGLRLLARTTRSVAPTEAGERLLAKLGPMLHDLDTVIGSLGELRDRPSGTIRITTVEHAAKTILMPAMKSLLADNPDIHIEISVDHALVDVVANQFDAGIRLGGDIDKDMIAVRIGPDIPMVIVASPAYLARRPAPTTPAELIDHSVINFRLPTSGTLIGWPLLSDGREIRVRGQGQLVVNTINLLVDAVLDGHGLACIHRDQVQQCIDNGSLVQVLGKFTTTIPGYHLYYPNRRHHSSAFSLFVETLRYRSL is encoded by the coding sequence TTGCGTCGCGACGAGATTGCCGATTTGACCGCCTTCGTGGTGGTTGCCGAGGAGCGCAGCTTCACGAAAGCCGCGCTTCGTCTGGGGATGGCGCAATCCGCCCTTAGCCAGATAGTTCGTCGCGTCGAGGAGCGCGTGGGACTTCGCCTGCTCGCGCGTACGACACGCAGTGTCGCGCCGACTGAGGCTGGAGAGCGTCTGCTTGCGAAACTTGGCCCTATGCTGCATGACCTCGACACGGTGATAGGCTCTCTCGGTGAGCTGCGTGACCGGCCTTCTGGAACAATCCGGATAACGACGGTGGAGCATGCAGCCAAGACCATACTCATGCCTGCCATGAAATCGTTGCTGGCAGACAATCCCGATATTCATATTGAGATCAGTGTTGATCATGCGCTGGTAGACGTCGTTGCCAATCAGTTTGACGCGGGTATTCGCCTGGGGGGCGATATTGACAAGGACATGATTGCAGTGCGGATTGGTCCCGACATCCCGATGGTTATCGTTGCCAGCCCGGCTTATCTGGCAAGACGTCCGGCACCGACAACGCCCGCAGAACTGATTGACCATAGCGTCATCAATTTTCGCCTGCCGACATCCGGCACATTGATTGGATGGCCTCTACTGAGTGACGGACGAGAAATACGAGTACGGGGACAGGGGCAACTGGTAGTGAATACGATTAATCTTCTGGTTGATGCGGTACTTGATGGGCATGGTCTGGCGTGTATCCATCGGGATCAGGTGCAGCAATGTATTGATAACGGCAGCCTTGTCCAGGTTCTTGGTAAGTTTACAACGACCATCCCAGGCTATCATCTCTACTACCCTAACCGCAGGCATCACTCTTCCGCGTTTTCTTTGTTTGTCGAAACCCTTCGATATCGCTCGTTGTAG
- a CDS encoding MATE family efflux transporter has translation MQKYLSEARHLLALAIPVIIAQVSQTSMGVVDTIMAGSYSATDMAAVAVGTSIWLPVILFGHGLLMALTPVVANLNGSGRRDRIAHQTQQAFLLAAMISVATMFVLYQGQYVIRLMHDGAPELADKAIKYLHALLWGVPGYLFYQVLRSQCEGLSKTQPGMVIGFIGLLINIPINYIFIHGKLGMPELGGVGCGVATASVYWIMMILLGVYSRHAYWLKDIRRQKKRLEPDWAVLKRLFGLGLPVALAMLFEVTLFAIVALLVLPLGVVDVAGHQIALNFSSLMFVLPLSVGVAATIRVGHRLGEKAVDAARIAAHTSILTGILLAVCTAIFTITLRGHIAMLYNKDPAVVAMASHLMLLAAVYQISDAIQTIGSGVLRGYKDTRAIFFITFIAYWMLGLPVGYLLALTDILLPRMGPAGFWWGFIVGLTSSATMMVLRIRRVQRQPVAHILARAAR, from the coding sequence GTGCAGAAGTATTTATCAGAAGCGCGCCATCTGCTGGCGCTGGCGATCCCCGTCATTATCGCGCAAGTCTCGCAAACCTCCATGGGGGTGGTGGATACCATCATGGCTGGATCTTACAGCGCAACCGATATGGCTGCCGTTGCGGTGGGCACCTCTATCTGGTTACCGGTCATTTTGTTTGGGCATGGCTTGCTAATGGCCCTCACACCGGTTGTGGCTAACCTGAATGGCTCCGGCAGGCGTGACCGTATCGCCCATCAAACCCAACAGGCGTTTCTGCTGGCCGCCATGATTTCTGTCGCCACCATGTTTGTACTCTATCAAGGGCAATATGTTATTCGCCTGATGCATGATGGCGCTCCCGAATTAGCGGATAAAGCCATCAAATATTTACATGCCCTACTCTGGGGAGTGCCGGGCTACCTGTTTTATCAGGTTCTGCGCAGCCAGTGTGAAGGGTTGTCAAAAACCCAACCGGGAATGGTTATCGGTTTTATCGGCTTGCTTATCAATATTCCCATCAACTACATATTTATTCACGGCAAACTGGGTATGCCGGAGTTGGGGGGAGTGGGCTGTGGTGTCGCGACGGCCTCTGTTTACTGGATAATGATGATATTACTGGGGGTGTACTCACGCCACGCCTACTGGCTAAAGGACATCCGGCGGCAGAAAAAGCGCCTGGAGCCGGACTGGGCGGTATTAAAACGCCTGTTCGGACTGGGGCTCCCGGTTGCACTGGCGATGCTATTTGAAGTGACTCTGTTTGCTATCGTCGCCCTGTTGGTACTGCCTCTGGGGGTGGTGGATGTTGCCGGGCATCAAATTGCGCTCAACTTCAGTTCACTCATGTTTGTATTACCGTTATCCGTCGGCGTTGCCGCCACTATCCGCGTTGGGCACCGGCTGGGAGAAAAAGCGGTGGATGCTGCCCGCATCGCCGCCCACACCAGTATTCTTACCGGCATTCTGCTGGCTGTCTGCACGGCGATTTTTACCATCACGCTGCGCGGGCACATCGCAATGCTCTACAATAAAGACCCCGCGGTGGTAGCAATGGCCTCGCACCTGATGTTACTGGCCGCGGTTTACCAGATTTCTGATGCAATACAGACCATTGGCAGTGGTGTTCTGCGCGGTTATAAAGATACCCGTGCCATCTTTTTCATCACGTTTATTGCCTATTGGATGCTGGGGCTGCCGGTAGGTTATCTACTGGCGCTGACCGACATACTGCTACCTCGCATGGGGCCTGCCGGTTTTTGGTGGGGGTTTATTGTTGGTCTGACATCATCGGCAACCATGATGGTATTACGCATCCGTCGGGTGCAGCGCCAACCTGTTGCACACATTCTCGCCAGAGCGGCGCGATAA
- a CDS encoding NADH-dependent flavin oxidoreductase codes for MAHSNLLFDHFRFENGMTLRNRVVMTPMTTWSANPDETISDQEVDYVRARVRDVGMVITGCTHVTPEGVGFTGEFAAYDDRFIPSLRKLAQAAKSGGAPAILQIFHAGSKAVPELVPDGRVVGPSMMEAPASLFSKGGNTVTALTHDEIENIIRAFADATRRAIDAGFDGIELHGAHGFLLQDFFSPLANHRDDDWGGSLSNRLRFPLSVVQAVGQVIKAQTDRPFLLGYRISPEEQADGGLRLADTNILIDELINAGVDYLHASLHDVLNGKPIEDDSGKTTTQLLIQHVAGRVPLIAAGGLKTPAQAQAALDAGLSLSAIGQALVMNPNWVALAKAGRAHDIVSVLDPVSVPDLSIPENLWAVIMMAKGWFPLAETGQATE; via the coding sequence ATGGCCCATTCAAACCTCCTTTTCGACCATTTCCGCTTTGAAAATGGTATGACACTTAGAAATCGCGTTGTCATGACGCCGATGACTACCTGGTCCGCCAACCCTGACGAAACCATCTCAGATCAAGAGGTTGACTACGTTCGCGCCCGCGTCAGGGATGTCGGCATGGTTATCACTGGCTGTACGCACGTTACACCGGAAGGGGTCGGCTTTACGGGTGAGTTCGCTGCCTACGATGACCGTTTCATACCCAGCTTGCGTAAACTGGCGCAAGCCGCAAAGAGTGGCGGAGCTCCCGCCATCCTGCAAATCTTTCATGCAGGCAGCAAGGCTGTGCCGGAACTTGTTCCAGATGGACGGGTCGTAGGCCCCAGCATGATGGAAGCACCCGCCAGTCTGTTCAGCAAGGGGGGGAATACCGTCACGGCACTGACACATGATGAAATTGAGAACATCATCAGGGCATTCGCTGACGCGACGCGACGCGCGATCGACGCAGGCTTCGATGGCATTGAATTACATGGCGCACACGGATTCCTCCTTCAGGATTTTTTCTCGCCTCTGGCTAATCACCGCGACGATGATTGGGGCGGCTCGCTGAGCAACAGACTTCGCTTCCCGTTGTCTGTTGTTCAGGCCGTCGGGCAGGTCATCAAGGCGCAGACTGACCGGCCTTTTCTGTTGGGGTACCGTATCTCACCTGAAGAACAGGCTGACGGCGGGTTGCGGCTCGCGGATACCAATATACTGATCGACGAGCTGATCAACGCCGGCGTTGATTATCTTCATGCGTCACTGCACGACGTGCTCAATGGCAAGCCGATTGAGGATGACAGTGGCAAGACGACGACGCAATTGCTCATTCAGCATGTGGCCGGGCGCGTTCCGTTGATCGCTGCGGGCGGGCTAAAGACGCCGGCGCAGGCACAAGCGGCTCTGGACGCGGGCCTCTCGTTGAGCGCAATCGGCCAGGCGCTGGTCATGAATCCAAACTGGGTCGCACTGGCCAAGGCCGGTCGCGCGCATGACATTGTCAGCGTCCTTGATCCCGTATCGGTACCGGACCTGAGCATTCCAGAAAATCTGTGGGCGGTCATCATGATGGCAAAGGGTTGGTTCCCGCTGGCTGAAACCGGGCAAGCGACCGAGTGA
- the cydH gene encoding cytochrome bd-I oxidase subunit CydH, with amino-acid sequence MDTNLKMSLFTTVVALTVIVIFSMSAVLN; translated from the coding sequence ATGGATACGAATTTGAAAATGTCGTTGTTCACGACAGTCGTTGCGCTGACGGTGATTGTGATATTTAGCATGAGTGCGGTGCTGAATTAA
- the mtfA gene encoding DgsA anti-repressor MtfA codes for MMKWQWKSFSRDSEPNWQPALSIPLLAPLTSAEQQQLVTLAQQFLRQKRLIPLQGVVLTEVMVQRIALLFSLPVMALGIEWLDGFHDVVIHPAPFAVDDEWVDEFGLVHRGPEIAPSQRGDRQGPLMLNWLEIQDSFDLSGFNLVIHEVAHTLDQRGNERPSGVPEIPLREVASWERALHAAMAELREEIELVGEDAASMDADAVTSPAACFAVLSEYFFSAPDLLADRFPLVYQHFCQFYRQNPLARLQQWQQQQLSNDRTE; via the coding sequence ATGATGAAGTGGCAATGGAAGTCTTTTTCGCGCGATAGCGAACCAAACTGGCAGCCCGCACTATCCATTCCGCTGCTGGCCCCTTTAACCTCAGCGGAGCAACAGCAGCTTGTCACACTGGCACAGCAGTTTTTGCGCCAGAAACGGCTTATTCCACTGCAAGGCGTAGTCCTCACCGAGGTAATGGTACAGCGCATTGCTTTGTTGTTTAGCCTGCCGGTAATGGCGTTGGGTATTGAATGGCTCGATGGTTTCCATGATGTAGTGATTCACCCTGCGCCATTTGCTGTTGATGATGAGTGGGTGGATGAATTCGGGCTTGTGCACCGTGGCCCAGAAATTGCGCCGTCGCAACGCGGCGATCGGCAGGGCCCGTTGATGCTGAACTGGTTGGAAATTCAGGATTCGTTTGATTTATCTGGGTTTAATCTGGTTATTCATGAAGTCGCTCACACCCTTGACCAACGGGGCAATGAGCGCCCATCCGGTGTGCCTGAAATACCGTTACGCGAGGTCGCAAGCTGGGAGCGAGCGCTCCATGCCGCGATGGCTGAATTACGTGAGGAAATTGAGCTGGTTGGTGAAGACGCTGCCAGTATGGATGCCGATGCGGTGACCAGCCCGGCGGCGTGTTTTGCGGTACTATCCGAGTATTTTTTTAGTGCTCCTGACTTGCTGGCCGATCGTTTCCCCTTGGTATATCAACATTTTTGTCAATTTTATCGCCAGAATCCGCTGGCGCGTTTGCAACAGTGGCAACAACAACAGCTATCTAATGATAGAACCGAATGA
- a CDS encoding cytochrome P450 — protein MQLHELMDPQYSENPFLLYRKLHEQGPFIRASENAMISGSHAIVEALLNDRRAGKNYIESVRLRFGDKLAERPVFQGINKMFLVMNPPEHGRLRGLIMKSFGTKEIPPLKEMALTAGNALVDAFIDRGSCDLAKEFAFPLPVRIICQMLDLPESDAPVLGDAASALVKIFDPQITETDLLKAGEGFSTLHAYFSALIISRQKNTGNDLVSLFLGSENDSDRLQHDEIIANVILLFIAGHETTSNMICNAVLALHNNPMELELLRQDDTLIPGAVSECLRYDSSVQMLYRTALEDMDVLGHHIKCGTNLFLILGAANHDPAVFSSPENLNIRRKEGRCLSFGGGIHHCLGYRLALAEMEAALHILLTRLPTMQPMMPGLRRNHRANLRGVNALPVTW, from the coding sequence ATGCAGCTTCATGAACTGATGGACCCACAGTATTCTGAAAATCCCTTTCTTCTCTACCGTAAACTCCATGAACAGGGGCCGTTTATCCGGGCCAGTGAGAACGCCATGATCAGTGGCAGCCACGCCATTGTGGAGGCGCTGCTAAATGACCGTCGTGCTGGTAAAAACTACATTGAGAGCGTCCGGCTGCGTTTTGGCGATAAGCTTGCAGAACGGCCCGTATTCCAGGGGATCAACAAAATGTTTCTCGTCATGAATCCTCCCGAACATGGCCGGTTGAGGGGGCTTATCATGAAGTCCTTCGGCACAAAAGAGATTCCGCCGCTCAAAGAAATGGCCCTTACTGCGGGGAATGCTCTGGTTGACGCCTTTATTGACCGGGGCTCATGCGATTTGGCAAAGGAATTTGCGTTTCCTTTACCGGTTCGGATCATCTGTCAAATGTTAGATTTGCCTGAGTCCGATGCTCCGGTACTTGGCGATGCCGCATCGGCACTGGTAAAAATTTTCGACCCCCAGATAACAGAAACTGACCTTCTGAAGGCCGGGGAAGGCTTCTCCACGCTCCACGCCTATTTCAGTGCATTAATCATTTCTCGTCAGAAAAATACCGGCAATGATCTGGTGTCACTTTTCCTCGGCAGTGAGAACGATAGTGATAGGTTGCAGCACGATGAAATTATCGCCAACGTCATACTGCTGTTTATTGCTGGACACGAAACCACATCAAACATGATATGCAATGCCGTGTTGGCCCTGCACAACAATCCTATGGAGCTGGAACTGTTGAGGCAGGATGACACGCTGATCCCCGGAGCCGTTTCAGAGTGTCTCAGGTATGACAGCTCCGTTCAGATGTTATATCGCACAGCGCTGGAGGATATGGATGTGCTGGGGCATCACATCAAGTGTGGAACTAACCTTTTTCTTATTCTGGGTGCAGCCAACCACGATCCCGCTGTATTTTCCTCACCGGAAAATCTGAATATCAGGCGCAAGGAAGGGCGCTGTCTGTCTTTCGGCGGCGGCATACACCACTGTCTGGGATATCGGCTCGCGCTTGCGGAAATGGAAGCTGCACTGCATATCCTGCTGACCCGCCTGCCAACAATGCAGCCGATGATGCCAGGCCTCAGGCGTAATCACAGGGCAAACCTGCGGGGCGTTAACGCGCTGCCTGTCACCTGGTAA